CGCTCACCAAAGCACAGATCCGCGGTATTTACATGGGCAAATACACCAACTGGAGCCAGGTTGGTGGACCAAATTCTGCAATCGTGATTATCCAGCGTGAATCGAACAGCGGTACTGCCGACACATTTAAAGAGCTCGTTATGGGCAAAGATAACCCGATTTCCAAGAGAGCAGAGACCCAGTCAAGCAACGGCGCCATCAAGAGCCGTGTAGCATCAACACCTTCTGCGATCAGCTATATCGGACTCGGTTTTGTTGACTCGTCGGTCAAGGCTGTTCTGGTTGATGGAATCGAAGCTGATGTCAAGACCGTCAAGAACAACACGTACCCGATCCATCGTCCGCTTTTCATGTACACCAATGGCCAGCCAACAGGCGCTGTCAAGCAGTTCATTGATCTGCCAAAAACTGCTGAAGGGAAACGCATCATCAGCGAGACCGGTTTTGTGAACGTCTATTAATAATCTCCTGTGATTGATCGCTGAGAGTTCCCATGTCATCAGCAGAAAAATCATCAATTGAGCAAA
The DNA window shown above is from Pelodictyon phaeoclathratiforme BU-1 and carries:
- a CDS encoding PstS family phosphate ABC transporter substrate-binding protein — its product is MKLFKKILLSATVFGLMASGTAQAAGKIVIDGSTTVGPIAKAFADHYTKTTGVQVSVSESGSGNGAKSLINKTCDIATMSRAMKDQELAAARSKGVNPVEHVVALDGLSIVVHPSNRINALTKAQIRGIYMGKYTNWSQVGGPNSAIVIIQRESNSGTADTFKELVMGKDNPISKRAETQSSNGAIKSRVASTPSAISYIGLGFVDSSVKAVLVDGIEADVKTVKNNTYPIHRPLFMYTNGQPTGAVKQFIDLPKTAEGKRIISETGFVNVY